One Rhodoferax ferrireducens T118 DNA segment encodes these proteins:
- a CDS encoding HNH endonuclease gives MKVLKLSAQGLPQSWISLEQAVIHYAAAEVRWEMGAQIAVFHGGHNALTGAQSIITVNSIIGTKGVPSINPFHLKPGLTNAKLFARDRQLCAYCGEQFDEETLTREHIIPFAQNGIDTWMNVVTACRPCNHRKSHRTPEQAGMPLLYAPYVPSLWEDFILRNRRILADQMEFLMAHVPRSSRLLD, from the coding sequence TTGAAAGTCTTGAAGCTGTCAGCCCAGGGGCTGCCCCAATCGTGGATTTCGCTGGAGCAGGCGGTGATTCATTACGCCGCTGCCGAGGTGCGCTGGGAAATGGGCGCGCAGATCGCCGTGTTTCACGGCGGGCACAACGCGCTGACCGGCGCGCAGTCCATCATTACCGTCAACAGCATCATTGGCACCAAGGGCGTGCCCAGCATCAATCCTTTCCATCTCAAGCCGGGCCTGACCAATGCCAAATTGTTCGCGCGTGACCGCCAGCTTTGCGCCTATTGTGGTGAACAGTTTGACGAAGAAACCCTCACTCGCGAGCACATCATCCCGTTCGCACAAAACGGCATCGACACCTGGATGAATGTGGTGACCGCCTGCCGCCCTTGCAACCACCGCAAGAGCCACCGTACTCCCGAGCAGGCGGGCATGCCGCTGTTGTACGCGCCTTATGTGCCCAGCCTGTGGGAAGATTTCATTCTGCGCAACCGTCGCATTCTGGCCGATCAGATGGAGTTTTTGATGGCGCATGTGCCCAGGTCATCTCGGCTACTGGATTGA